Proteins co-encoded in one Parcubacteria group bacterium genomic window:
- a CDS encoding rRNA pseudouridine synthase gives MEGVVLQKAIADAGAASRRAAEKLIRAGRVKVNGQKITKLGTRVEVQRDRITINGKPLGHEGSKVYFLLHKSKGVLSTAHDDRGRTTVLDIVKTRERIVPVGRLDVDTTGLLILTNDGELVYELTHPKFEHEKEYEAVVEIPGNWGAGLLKKGLERLRQGVKITTGRTSPAKTRFIKKIGARQYLICIAIHEGRKHQVRQMINAIGASVVSLTRVRMGPIKLGGLKEGAYRQLTPQEIASLKKKNSR, from the coding sequence ATGGAGGGAGTGGTGCTGCAGAAAGCAATTGCGGACGCCGGGGCTGCCTCGCGCCGCGCCGCTGAAAAACTGATCCGTGCGGGCAGAGTCAAGGTCAACGGCCAAAAGATCACGAAACTCGGAACGCGGGTTGAGGTACAGCGCGACCGCATCACCATAAACGGCAAACCGCTTGGACACGAAGGCTCTAAAGTCTATTTTTTGCTGCACAAGTCCAAAGGCGTGCTCTCAACCGCGCATGATGACCGCGGCCGCACAACAGTTTTAGATATCGTCAAAACGCGGGAACGGATCGTTCCGGTGGGCAGGCTTGATGTTGATACCACGGGCCTCCTCATTCTCACGAACGACGGGGAGCTCGTGTACGAGCTCACGCACCCAAAGTTTGAGCACGAGAAAGAATATGAGGCAGTGGTGGAGATTCCGGGCAACTGGGGAGCCGGGCTTCTCAAGAAAGGGCTGGAGCGGCTCCGGCAGGGTGTGAAGATCACCACCGGCAGAACAAGCCCCGCCAAAACGCGCTTCATCAAAAAGATTGGAGCGCGCCAGTACCTCATTTGCATCGCCATCCACGAGGGCCGCAAGCACCAGGTGCGGCAGATGATCAACGCCATCGGCGCATCCGTGGTATCCCTCACGCGCGTACGCATGGGCCCGATCAAACTCGGCGGCCTCAAGGAGGGCGCGTACCGGCAACTTACTCCGCAGGAGATTGCATCACTCAAAAAGAAAAACAGCCGATAG
- the mraZ gene encoding division/cell wall cluster transcriptional repressor MraZ codes for MFIGEYQHSIDGKGRMAIPAKFRQTLKKGAIVTRGLDNCLFVYTPDEWKKFVERLSGLPLSQGTSRAFSRLMLAGAMDVSLDSQGRILIPEYLRKFAGIKKDTTIAGLHNRLEVWDAKTWEKYKLATEKDSAKIAEELGV; via the coding sequence ATGTTCATCGGAGAGTACCAACATTCCATTGATGGGAAAGGCAGAATGGCAATTCCCGCCAAATTCCGCCAGACTTTGAAAAAAGGGGCAATCGTCACAAGGGGACTTGATAACTGCTTGTTCGTGTACACCCCGGATGAGTGGAAAAAATTTGTAGAGAGGCTTTCCGGCCTCCCGCTCTCGCAAGGCACATCGCGCGCATTCAGCCGCCTTATGCTCGCCGGCGCCATGGACGTGTCACTGGACAGCCAGGGCCGCATCTTAATCCCGGAGTATTTGAGAAAATTTGCCGGCATCAAAAAAGACACCACCATTGCGGGTTTGCACAACCGCTTGGAAGTGTGGGATGCCAAGACTTGGGAAAAGTACAAGCTTGCTACCGAGAAAGATTCCGCCAAAATCGCGGAAGAGCTCGGAGTGTAA
- a CDS encoding NUDIX hydrolase → MQVHNPDYYNVALKIILKNKKGKILVLKNAEETGEGDYYDMPGGRINTDEFTTPYETLIDRELKEEIGGDVKYKLSLDPVSFGRHEYFSVRQKKEIRVFYLLFEAEYIAGVPIVSHEHSGYKWLRLENIPFEKYFIKGMLESVKRYAANQKS, encoded by the coding sequence ATGCAAGTTCACAATCCCGATTACTATAACGTTGCGCTCAAAATTATCTTAAAAAATAAAAAAGGGAAAATTTTAGTACTCAAAAACGCCGAAGAGACCGGGGAAGGTGATTATTATGATATGCCCGGGGGTAGAATTAACACGGATGAATTTACCACTCCATATGAAACACTTATTGACCGAGAATTAAAAGAGGAGATTGGAGGAGATGTAAAATATAAATTATCGCTTGATCCAGTTTCGTTTGGGCGACATGAATATTTTTCTGTACGTCAAAAAAAAGAAATCCGCGTATTCTACCTGCTCTTTGAGGCAGAATATATTGCAGGTGTCCCCATAGTATCTCATGAGCACAGCGGCTATAAATGGTTGCGCCTAGAAAATATTCCATTTGAAAAATACTTTATAAAGGGAATGCTTGAGTCTGTGAAGCGATACGCGGCAAATCAAAAATCTTGA
- a CDS encoding 50S ribosomal protein L10 produces the protein MPKTRKQKEEALKEASQYVKDAKSMVFVGYHGLSVAALSELRRKLRAEQVAFQVIKKTLIKRVLDEAKLEVDVKNLGEGLAVAFALSDEVSAAKVLAQFQKENEALRLYGGIMERAFIGEAQVVALSKLLSKQELYSKLAGSINAPVSGFVHVLAGTIRALVRVLGGIRDAKA, from the coding sequence ATGCCAAAAACAAGAAAGCAAAAAGAAGAGGCGCTCAAAGAGGCGAGCCAATACGTCAAAGACGCCAAATCAATGGTGTTCGTGGGCTACCACGGCCTGTCCGTGGCCGCGCTCTCCGAGCTCCGCAGGAAGCTCAGGGCCGAGCAGGTTGCGTTTCAGGTCATCAAAAAAACCCTTATTAAGCGGGTCTTGGACGAAGCCAAGCTTGAGGTAGACGTCAAAAATCTGGGCGAAGGCCTGGCAGTCGCGTTTGCCCTCTCGGATGAGGTGTCAGCGGCCAAGGTGCTCGCGCAGTTCCAAAAGGAGAACGAAGCGTTACGACTCTACGGCGGCATCATGGAGCGTGCGTTCATTGGCGAGGCGCAGGTTGTGGCGCTCTCAAAGCTCCTCTCAAAGCAGGAGCTGTACAGTAAGCTCGCGGGCTCAATCAATGCCCCGGTTTCCGGGTTTGTGCATGTGCTCGCCGGAACGATCCGCGCCCTGGTAAGAGTGCTGGGAGGCATCCGGGACGCAAAAGCATAA
- a CDS encoding DUF2283 domain-containing protein — MKIKYDKTTDTLYVEFLDTTVTTKRLSDDIAVDYDAAGKLAGIEVLGAKHLVSEEWPNRHVEYQEDALAKVQRL, encoded by the coding sequence ATGAAAATCAAGTACGACAAAACAACTGACACGCTTTACGTTGAATTTTTGGATACCACGGTCACCACCAAGCGGCTATCGGACGACATTGCCGTTGATTATGATGCCGCCGGAAAACTGGCCGGCATTGAGGTGCTGGGCGCGAAACATCTCGTTTCAGAGGAATGGCCCAACCGGCATGTGGAATACCAGGAAGACGCGCTTGCGAAAGTGCAGCGGCTCTAG
- a CDS encoding winged helix-turn-helix transcriptional regulator: MLEHIFGSKVRVKLLKLFLAGPTDERDYYIRELARILGEHLNSVRRELENLEDVGLVVSQEKDKRKYYGVNKDFLLVPELKSLLLKSRELGEQKLVGQLEKVGTMDLLVLAGSFVGQAESPVDIFIVGRVQKPKLEQFVKNYLKESGRDLKYTVMNKKEFQHRVELGDRFIFTILNGRKITVINKLGV, translated from the coding sequence ATGCTTGAGCACATTTTCGGGTCAAAGGTTCGGGTAAAGCTCCTAAAGCTCTTTTTGGCGGGCCCCACGGACGAACGGGACTACTACATCCGCGAGCTTGCCCGCATCCTCGGGGAGCATTTGAATTCAGTGCGCCGGGAGCTGGAAAATCTGGAAGACGTGGGGCTTGTGGTGTCCCAGGAAAAGGACAAGCGCAAGTACTACGGCGTGAACAAAGATTTTTTGCTGGTGCCGGAGCTCAAGTCCCTGCTCTTAAAGTCGCGCGAGCTCGGGGAGCAGAAGCTGGTCGGCCAGCTGGAGAAGGTGGGCACCATGGACCTCTTAGTGCTCGCCGGCTCGTTCGTGGGCCAGGCAGAATCGCCGGTTGACATTTTCATCGTGGGCCGCGTGCAAAAGCCCAAGCTGGAGCAGTTCGTAAAAAATTACCTCAAAGAGAGCGGCCGCGACTTAAAGTACACGGTCATGAACAAAAAAGAGTTTCAGCACCGCGTGGAGCTTGGGGACAGGTTCATCTTCACCATTCTGAACGGCCGTAAGATTACCGTCATTAACAAGCTCGGAGTGTAG
- the rplL gene encoding 50S ribosomal protein L7/L12 — MADEAKQPIAAAEGEKKAEVPAKFKDLVEKIEQMSVLDLSELVKILEEKFGVSAAAPMMMAGAAAASAPAEEEKSTFDVELVSAGATKIAVIKAVREVTELGLKEAKDLVDGAPKIVKEGVKKEDAEALKKKLEEAGATVALK; from the coding sequence ATGGCAGACGAAGCAAAGCAGCCTATTGCCGCGGCAGAGGGCGAAAAGAAAGCAGAGGTTCCGGCAAAGTTCAAGGACCTCGTTGAAAAAATAGAGCAGATGAGCGTCTTGGACCTCTCGGAGCTCGTAAAGATTTTGGAGGAGAAGTTCGGCGTGTCAGCCGCAGCTCCTATGATGATGGCGGGAGCCGCAGCCGCATCTGCTCCGGCCGAGGAAGAGAAGTCAACGTTTGACGTTGAGCTCGTGAGCGCCGGTGCCACCAAGATCGCGGTTATCAAGGCGGTCCGCGAGGTCACGGAGCTCGGCTTGAAAGAAGCCAAGGATTTGGTTGACGGCGCTCCGAAGATCGTAAAAGAAGGCGTCAAGAAAGAAGACGCCGAGGCTCTGAAGAAGAAATTGGAAGAAGCGGGCGCCACGGTTGCACTCAAATAA
- a CDS encoding C39 family peptidase, giving the protein MKKIFVIIVIIGAVIIWYANQEPGLPEAVPYSDVIASEPADSAGERSNLNDAPDGAPRNDSEGASPPPVPLSSTPEMPSAVSGDPGVTGGGIPVEYNLAVPFQSQAPHADWSLPYQEACEEASLIMADRFFFGESLSAEQMDEAIRELVAWEQNTFGYYEDTTAAEVAFIWQEYFKGSAVLDDDVSVDNIKRRISSNKLVIIPAAGRMLGNPNFTGDGPLYHMLIIRGYTPTQFITNDPGTRRGEEFIYPYDTLVNAIHDWPREHGGFKDDVTDVVQPQRRITPTRKGGE; this is encoded by the coding sequence ATGAAAAAAATTTTTGTAATTATCGTCATTATAGGGGCTGTAATTATTTGGTATGCAAACCAAGAGCCTGGTTTGCCGGAGGCTGTTCCATACTCTGATGTCATTGCGAGCGAACCCGCCGATTCGGCGGGGGAGCGAAGCAATCTTAATGATGCGCCGGACGGGGCTCCTCGCAATGACAGCGAGGGCGCGTCACCACCCCCCGTCCCCCTCAGTTCCACCCCAGAAATGCCTTCGGCAGTTTCTGGGGACCCCGGAGTTACAGGAGGGGGAATTCCGGTTGAGTACAACCTTGCGGTCCCGTTCCAATCCCAAGCTCCGCATGCTGATTGGTCATTGCCCTATCAGGAAGCGTGCGAAGAAGCGTCCCTTATCATGGCTGATAGATTTTTTTTCGGCGAGAGTTTGTCCGCGGAACAAATGGATGAGGCAATCAGAGAACTGGTTGCCTGGGAGCAGAATACGTTCGGGTACTACGAAGACACCACAGCCGCAGAAGTGGCGTTCATCTGGCAGGAATATTTTAAGGGTTCCGCAGTGCTGGATGATGATGTGAGCGTTGATAACATCAAGCGCCGCATCTCATCAAACAAGCTCGTCATTATCCCTGCTGCGGGCCGGATGCTCGGGAACCCAAATTTTACCGGAGACGGGCCCCTGTACCACATGCTCATCATCCGCGGGTACACGCCAACGCAGTTTATCACCAATGATCCTGGCACACGGCGCGGTGAAGAGTTTATCTATCCCTATGACACGCTTGTGAATGCCATCCACGATTGGCCGCGCGAGCACGGGGGGTTTAAGGATGATGTGACTGACGTTGTTCAACCTCAACGCAGGATAACCCCAACCCGAAAGGGAGGTGAGTAG
- a CDS encoding HNH endonuclease, translating into MKRDREKGSKQKILDFLTDNIGKVVNSKEIQEASGWAAEWARRVRELRDEQGYQILSHKDRADLKPGQYIMATKKRKPAFARGISKETKAIVLERNGFTCQSCGLAAGDPDPFHTGRTIRLTMGHIIDKSKGGPDSPENLKAMCTNCNEGLQNAALPKPNTVQLLAQVRRGTIESQQAVLDWLIKKYKKH; encoded by the coding sequence ATGAAAAGAGACAGGGAGAAAGGATCAAAACAAAAAATTCTTGATTTCCTTACCGATAATATCGGGAAAGTCGTAAACTCAAAGGAAATTCAAGAGGCTTCTGGCTGGGCCGCTGAATGGGCACGGCGCGTCCGTGAGCTGCGCGATGAACAGGGGTATCAAATTCTGTCGCACAAAGACCGCGCTGATTTGAAGCCAGGACAGTACATAATGGCCACCAAAAAAAGAAAACCGGCTTTTGCTCGCGGCATTTCCAAGGAAACAAAAGCTATAGTGTTGGAAAGAAACGGTTTTACCTGTCAAAGCTGCGGCTTAGCAGCAGGCGATCCCGACCCTTTTCACACTGGCAGGACTATCCGCCTTACTATGGGCCATATTATTGATAAATCAAAAGGCGGTCCAGATTCTCCCGAAAATTTAAAAGCTATGTGTACAAACTGTAACGAAGGATTACAGAATGCCGCCCTACCAAAACCCAATACAGTCCAGCTTCTGGCGCAGGTCAGAAGAGGCACCATTGAGAGTCAACAAGCCGTTCTTGATTGGCTTATAAAAAAATACAAAAAGCATTAA
- a CDS encoding phosphatase PAP2 family protein, translating into MIGPSASRALFEAGERLPESLVVFLASYLIWVMAVLLLIALWRARTTRRAAILLAGSALLAYGANALIGFLIVRPRPFVSGEVAHALISTAHLGGSYPSDHAAIAWALGCAYALMKQKNAWLFLGMAFLVSVGRVLAGVHFVEDAAVGALVGLGAALAVRLSLRIARVRAIVSR; encoded by the coding sequence ATGATTGGCCCATCCGCAAGCCGTGCCCTGTTTGAGGCGGGAGAGCGCCTGCCCGAATCCCTGGTTGTTTTTTTGGCGTCCTATTTGATATGGGTGATGGCCGTTTTGCTTTTGATCGCGCTCTGGCGCGCCCGGACCACGCGCCGCGCGGCAATACTCCTTGCTGGGAGCGCCCTTCTTGCGTACGGCGCTAATGCGCTGATTGGCTTCCTAATCGTCCGCCCCCGGCCGTTTGTTTCGGGCGAGGTTGCGCATGCTCTCATCAGCACCGCGCACTTAGGGGGCTCGTACCCCTCGGACCATGCCGCAATCGCGTGGGCGCTCGGGTGCGCTTATGCCCTGATGAAACAAAAAAACGCCTGGCTATTTTTGGGCATGGCGTTTTTGGTGTCCGTGGGACGCGTGCTTGCCGGCGTCCACTTCGTTGAGGATGCGGCAGTTGGCGCGCTGGTGGGCCTTGGCGCGGCTCTCGCGGTCCGGTTGTCCCTGCGTATTGCGCGGGTGCGCGCTATCGTTTCGCGTTGA
- the mltG gene encoding endolytic transglycosylase MltG, producing MAPKARAIIALAALAVVSAAYVSFRLVGSVPVPGEFRAFTVSPGTPVKEISAQLAERGIIRSDFWFRTLVWLKQKQSRFLAGTFDLPERVSPSGLITLFTSGARQDVRTIIILEGWGIGDIAAYLEREGLFPQGEFLRLTGVPGAFGSADNNFYNELVGRHQPLVYRAAAAPLEGYLFPDTYEVYADAAPRDVIEKMVAHFDAEFTADLREEIVRQGKNFYSVLIMASIIEAEVPHESDRAIVSDIFWSRLESGVALQSDATLNYIIGGDSPALTLEQLEIDSAYNTYKYRGLPPTPIGNPGASAIQAAIYPAKTDYFYFLSTPEGETIFSRTLREHNAAKARHLRQP from the coding sequence ATGGCCCCAAAGGCACGCGCCATCATAGCCCTTGCCGCACTCGCGGTTGTATCCGCGGCGTACGTCTCATTCCGTCTCGTCGGGAGCGTTCCGGTCCCAGGCGAGTTCCGCGCATTTACTGTGTCCCCGGGCACCCCGGTCAAAGAGATAAGCGCGCAACTTGCCGAGCGCGGCATCATCAGGAGCGATTTTTGGTTCAGGACCCTGGTGTGGCTCAAACAGAAGCAGAGCCGATTTTTAGCCGGGACCTTTGACCTGCCGGAACGCGTTTCTCCGTCCGGCCTCATTACGCTCTTCACGAGCGGCGCTCGCCAGGACGTCCGCACCATTATCATTCTTGAGGGGTGGGGGATCGGCGACATTGCGGCGTATTTGGAACGCGAGGGGCTTTTTCCCCAAGGCGAGTTTTTGCGGCTTACGGGCGTACCCGGCGCGTTCGGCTCCGCGGACAACAATTTTTACAATGAGCTTGTAGGCCGCCACCAGCCCCTGGTGTACCGGGCCGCGGCAGCCCCATTAGAGGGGTACCTGTTCCCGGACACCTATGAGGTGTACGCAGACGCCGCGCCCCGGGACGTGATAGAAAAAATGGTCGCGCACTTTGATGCAGAGTTCACCGCGGATCTGCGGGAGGAGATCGTGCGGCAGGGCAAAAATTTCTACAGCGTGCTCATCATGGCGTCCATCATTGAGGCCGAGGTGCCGCACGAATCTGACCGCGCAATCGTCTCGGACATTTTCTGGTCGCGCCTTGAGAGCGGTGTGGCCCTGCAGTCAGACGCGACGCTCAACTACATCATTGGCGGCGATTCGCCGGCTTTGACCTTGGAACAGCTTGAGATTGATTCCGCCTACAATACCTACAAGTACCGCGGCCTGCCGCCCACGCCCATCGGAAACCCGGGGGCCTCTGCAATCCAGGCAGCCATATACCCGGCAAAAACCGACTATTTCTACTTTCTCTCAACCCCGGAAGGGGAGACCATATTCAGCCGCACCCTTCGGGAGCACAACGCCGCAAAAGCGCGGCACTTGCGGCAGCCTTGA
- the tsaB gene encoding tRNA (adenosine(37)-N6)-threonylcarbamoyltransferase complex dimerization subunit type 1 TsaB yields the protein MYLYINTTERDSFAVALVNDGGVVRTKTVASNRQHSEKLLASIQRMLSQAKASLSDIRGIACVRGLGSFVSLRIGIATANALAYALQIPVVGVSKEQGIDKIAVLFKRRRKTSKTPAIIIPEYGREPDIIPKKRG from the coding sequence ATGTATCTTTATATCAATACAACCGAGCGCGACTCATTTGCCGTCGCACTGGTGAATGACGGGGGAGTCGTCCGCACAAAAACCGTCGCATCAAACCGCCAGCATTCGGAAAAATTATTAGCGTCAATTCAGCGCATGCTTTCGCAGGCAAAAGCGTCACTGTCAGATATACGCGGCATCGCCTGCGTCCGCGGCCTGGGTTCGTTCGTGTCCCTGCGCATCGGCATTGCAACGGCCAATGCCTTGGCATACGCATTGCAGATTCCTGTTGTCGGCGTTTCAAAAGAACAGGGGATTGATAAAATAGCTGTGTTGTTCAAACGCCGCCGCAAAACGTCAAAAACCCCAGCCATCATCATACCCGAGTACGGGCGTGAGCCGGACATCATCCCAAAAAAGCGCGGTTAA
- a CDS encoding mannose-1-phosphate guanylyltransferase produces MKVVILAGGVGRRLWPLSREQRPKQLQTILGKGTLLQQTFQRVRRVVSHRDILVSTGAAHARSVARQLPGLPRENMLVEPVRRDSAGAIGLAAALLAQCCPEEVLISVHADAWIPDEQPFVSAIHAAHSALLRYPEHTLLFGIPPTYPETGYGYIQLNKKVVRLAGHSVYSVKRFIEKPKQALAERFVRDKNYFWNPGWFGWKVGALLELYRMHLPKHYGPLSAIARVTGRGRTAAIKREFPKLPSVSIDRGILEKTGKRLVIPTRIEWSDIGHWRAVSEMSEKDRDGNAVVGESVLLDSSNNYFSAQPGTLVASLGVRNLVMVQTRDVILLADKGRAQEVKALVAELVLRGKKEYL; encoded by the coding sequence ATGAAAGTCGTCATTCTCGCCGGGGGCGTTGGAAGGAGGCTGTGGCCGCTCTCACGCGAACAGCGCCCCAAGCAGCTTCAAACAATTTTAGGAAAGGGTACGCTTCTGCAGCAGACGTTCCAGAGAGTACGCCGCGTGGTTTCGCATCGGGATATTTTGGTTTCAACCGGAGCAGCGCACGCGCGGTCAGTCGCGCGGCAGCTCCCGGGCCTGCCGCGCGAGAATATGCTCGTTGAGCCGGTGCGCCGGGATTCAGCCGGAGCCATCGGGCTTGCCGCGGCGCTCCTTGCGCAGTGCTGTCCCGAAGAGGTGCTCATCTCGGTGCACGCTGATGCATGGATTCCGGATGAGCAGCCGTTCGTTTCCGCCATCCACGCTGCACACAGCGCGCTTCTGCGCTACCCGGAGCACACGCTCCTCTTCGGCATTCCGCCCACGTACCCCGAAACCGGATACGGCTACATCCAGCTGAACAAAAAAGTTGTACGGCTTGCCGGCCACTCGGTGTACTCGGTCAAACGCTTTATAGAAAAACCGAAACAAGCGCTTGCGGAGCGGTTTGTACGCGACAAAAATTATTTCTGGAATCCGGGATGGTTTGGGTGGAAGGTTGGCGCGCTTTTGGAACTGTACCGCATGCATCTTCCCAAACACTACGGCCCGCTCTCGGCAATCGCGAGGGTCACCGGCCGCGGCCGCACTGCCGCCATCAAGCGCGAGTTCCCCAAACTGCCCTCCGTTTCCATTGACCGCGGGATCTTGGAGAAGACGGGCAAGCGCTTGGTGATCCCCACGCGCATTGAGTGGTCTGACATCGGCCACTGGCGCGCTGTTTCTGAAATGTCCGAGAAAGATCGCGACGGTAACGCGGTGGTTGGGGAATCCGTCCTGCTGGACTCAAGCAACAACTATTTTTCCGCGCAACCCGGCACGCTGGTCGCCTCGCTCGGCGTGCGCAACCTGGTGATGGTGCAGACGCGCGATGTGATACTGTTGGCGGATAAAGGCCGCGCACAGGAGGTAAAGGCCCTGGTCGCGGAACTTGTCCTGCGAGGCAAGAAGGAGTATTTGTAG
- a CDS encoding DNA cytosine methyltransferase, whose protein sequence is MPKIHKKRKTVLELCAGGGGQFLGLEGAGFDCVGAVEIEEEYCRTLTHNRPGLNVINYDLKQFNAKNFLGVDLVAGGVPCPPFSIAGKQLGQKDDRDLFPYALKIIGQADPKAVLLENVPGLASAKFATYRRNIQKKLTDLGYWSDWKILNASDFGVPQLRPRFILVAVKNGLKNFFEWPRTLSTKVTVGEALFDLMSANGWTGAHKWLKKANNVGPTLVGGSKKHGGPDLGPTRAREQWKNLGVDGLGIADSAPEIKFPHNKLPRLTVRMTARIQGFPDSWHFPGRKTSSYRQIGNAFPPAVAKAVGFRIIKAIQTT, encoded by the coding sequence ATGCCGAAAATACATAAAAAAAGAAAAACGGTACTGGAACTTTGCGCGGGCGGTGGTGGACAATTTTTAGGATTAGAAGGGGCGGGATTTGATTGTGTCGGCGCTGTTGAAATAGAGGAAGAGTATTGCCGAACTCTTACGCACAACCGACCCGGCCTAAACGTTATAAATTACGATTTAAAGCAATTTAATGCGAAAAATTTTTTAGGGGTTGATTTAGTCGCAGGCGGGGTTCCCTGTCCTCCATTTTCCATTGCGGGCAAACAGCTAGGACAAAAGGACGATAGAGATTTATTTCCCTATGCGCTCAAAATAATAGGGCAAGCCGACCCAAAAGCGGTATTGCTTGAAAATGTTCCCGGCCTGGCTTCGGCAAAATTTGCAACCTACAGAAGAAATATTCAAAAAAAATTAACTGATTTGGGTTATTGGTCTGATTGGAAAATATTAAATGCTTCCGATTTTGGGGTGCCGCAATTGAGGCCTAGATTTATATTGGTGGCGGTAAAAAACGGATTAAAAAATTTTTTTGAATGGCCGAGGACTCTCTCAACTAAAGTTACGGTTGGAGAAGCCCTCTTTGATTTAATGTCAGCCAATGGCTGGACAGGCGCGCATAAGTGGTTGAAAAAAGCAAACAATGTCGGCCCAACCTTAGTGGGAGGTTCAAAAAAACACGGCGGGCCTGATTTGGGGCCAACACGAGCGCGAGAGCAATGGAAAAATTTGGGAGTTGACGGATTAGGCATTGCCGATTCTGCTCCGGAAATAAAATTTCCACATAACAAACTACCAAGGTTGACCGTGCGCATGACTGCCCGTATCCAGGGCTTCCCGGATTCCTGGCATTTTCCGGGGCGAAAAACTTCATCATACAGGCAAATTGGCAACGCTTTTCCACCCGCAGTCGCCAAAGCAGTTGGGTTTAGAATCATCAAAGCCATCCAAACAACATGA
- a CDS encoding repressor LexA, which yields MTIILPNKKQQLLDFLKSYVKDRGYAPTLSEIAKKFKVSSLATVHEHMAFLEKHGFIKRTGNIQSRELEIVRSGSNVEPTFLEGSMHSLPLVGLITAGAPIEAVENREAEIAVPAEITRGRQCYMDGDLVIVEKTEYAKNGDMVVAVLDDGTATLKKFYKEKNYVRLQPANAKYQPLMVENVIIRGRVVGIIRKY from the coding sequence ATGACCATCATCTTACCAAACAAAAAACAGCAGCTGCTTGATTTTTTGAAATCATACGTCAAGGACCGGGGATACGCGCCCACGCTCTCGGAGATCGCGAAAAAATTCAAGGTCTCGTCCCTAGCTACGGTGCACGAGCACATGGCGTTTTTGGAGAAGCACGGGTTCATCAAGCGCACGGGCAACATCCAGTCCCGGGAACTTGAAATTGTGAGGAGCGGAAGCAATGTGGAACCAACCTTCCTGGAAGGCAGCATGCACTCCCTGCCCCTGGTTGGATTGATTACCGCAGGAGCGCCCATTGAGGCAGTGGAGAACCGCGAAGCGGAGATCGCGGTGCCCGCGGAGATTACGCGCGGCAGGCAGTGCTATATGGACGGGGATTTGGTGATTGTGGAAAAAACCGAATACGCCAAGAACGGGGACATGGTGGTTGCGGTGCTGGATGATGGAACCGCGACTCTGAAGAAGTTCTACAAGGAAAAGAACTACGTGCGCCTTCAGCCCGCGAACGCCAAGTACCAACCCCTGATGGTTGAGAATGTGATCATTCGCGGCAGGGTGGTGGGGATTATCAGGAAGTACTAA